One genomic window of Tachypleus tridentatus isolate NWPU-2018 chromosome 12, ASM421037v1, whole genome shotgun sequence includes the following:
- the LOC143234415 gene encoding cytochrome P450 4c3-like translates to MSPMKELTMILGSVPRYLNDCIVPSHLWVRLFHKERIYRFWNKIRPSVAFFKPKTIKVIFRSSTKLEKSTEYSFLHPWLGSGLLTSFGSKWRRRRKLVTPAFHFRILEDFIPMFNEQSQILVEKLRQAQSEKWVDIAKYVTLCTLDIICESAMGIKICTQENTDSSYLKSLYEVGETFACRIIRLWLWPVVLSSLFSCGRRLKKGLTELHNFIRTIIRNRKAQILVIRASGNEQDDSNDNKLKTRRPLLDLMINHHLNNLSLTLEDIREEVDTFMFEGHDTTAMGISWTLYLIGLDSFVQKQIQDELDSVFGNDTERSITIEDIKQLKYMDCALKVVLRIFPPQFLSSEEHYERML, encoded by the exons ATGTCGCCCATGAAAGAATTAACCATGATTTTAGGCAGCGTTCCTAGATACTTGAATGACTG tattgttcCAAGTCACTTGTGGGTTCGATTGTTTCACAAGGAAAGGATATATCGATTCTGGAATAAGATTCGACCTTCTGTAGCGTTTTTTAAACCAAAAACTATAAAG gtgaTTTTCAGAAGTTCcacaaaattagaaaaatcaaCTGAATATTCTTTTTTGCATCCATGGCTGGGATCAGGATTGTTGACAAG TTTCGGGAGTAAATGGAGAAGAAGACGAAAGTTGGTAACTCCTGCATTTCACTTCCGAATTCTTGAAGACTTCATTCCAATGTTCAACGAACAGAGCCAAATCTTAGTGGAAAAGTTGAGACAAGCGCAGAGCGAGAAATGGGTGGACATAGCTAAATATGTTACTCTTTGTACGTTGGACATAATTTGCG AAAGTGCAATGGGGATAAAGATTTGTACCCAAGAAAATACAGACTCGTCCTATTTGAAATCTTTGTACGA ggTTGGTGAAACGTTTGCGTGTCGTATCATACGACTGTGGCTTTGGCCTGTGGTATTATCTTCACTATTTTCTTGTGGGCGTcgtttaaaaaaaggtttaacaGAACTACACAACTTTATCAGAACG ATAATTCGTAATCGTAAAGCCCAGATACTGGTGATCCGAGCTTCTGGTAATGAACAGGATGATAGTAACGATAATAAATTGAAGACGAGGCGACCTTTGCTAGACCTGATGATTAACCATCATTTGAATAATCTCAGCTTAACCCTGGAAGATATTCGTGAAGAAGTGGACACGTTCATGTTTGAG GGACATGACACGACTGCTATGGGAATTAGCTGGACACTTTATCTCATTGGTTTGGATTCGTTTGTTCAGAAACAAATACAAGACGAACTGGACTCAGTATTTGGAAATGATACCGAAAGGTCCATTACAATAGAAGACATTAAACAACTGAAATACATGGATTGTGCTTTGAAA GTGGTTCTACGAATTTTCCCCCCCCAGTTCCTTTCATCGGAAGAACATTACGAGAGGATGTTGTAG